Proteins found in one Bremerella volcania genomic segment:
- a CDS encoding amidohydrolase family protein — protein MLIPTRTLTIVTLACLAGVVAASDQIPGAMPKGPVAIVGATIHPVSGPAIKQGVLVFEQGQITAIGEGIMVPKNAQIIKAAGKHVYPGLFEPYSRIGLTEISAVRASNDFRESGSLNPNVKAHVSVDPDGEIIPVTRSNGVLLTMTAPAGGIISGQSAVLQLDGWTYEDMTVQPRAGMIVSLDSEAEKERLEAFFDETRRYHQGQEARSKILHDSRLESMSKVLSGEQPLIIQADRANDITRAITFASDQKVKLVIFGGYDAPQCRELMKKYDIPVIVSAIHRNPRRRDDPYDAAYTLPKRLQDAGIRFCISGFERSNAWNVRNLPYHAATAVAFGLSKEDAIRAITLSPAEILGVAARVGSLEKGKDATLFLCDGDPLEAATQIQSAWIAGKPVDLSNKQTMLYEKYQQKYEQSKK, from the coding sequence ATGCTTATTCCTACCCGAACGCTTACGATCGTCACCCTTGCCTGTCTCGCAGGTGTTGTCGCTGCTTCCGATCAGATCCCTGGTGCCATGCCCAAGGGGCCGGTGGCGATTGTTGGGGCGACGATTCATCCTGTTTCCGGCCCAGCGATCAAGCAAGGTGTCTTGGTTTTTGAGCAAGGACAGATCACGGCAATCGGCGAAGGGATCATGGTTCCGAAAAATGCGCAGATCATTAAAGCCGCTGGTAAGCATGTCTACCCAGGGCTGTTCGAGCCCTATTCTCGCATCGGCTTGACCGAAATTTCGGCGGTTCGCGCGAGCAACGATTTTCGCGAATCCGGCAGTCTAAATCCGAATGTGAAAGCCCATGTCAGCGTTGACCCCGATGGCGAGATCATCCCGGTCACTCGCTCCAACGGCGTCCTATTAACCATGACGGCACCAGCCGGTGGGATAATTTCCGGGCAAAGTGCCGTGCTTCAGCTGGATGGTTGGACCTACGAAGACATGACCGTGCAGCCGCGGGCCGGCATGATTGTTTCTCTGGATAGCGAAGCGGAGAAAGAGCGTCTGGAAGCGTTTTTCGACGAAACGCGACGCTACCACCAAGGACAAGAGGCGAGGTCCAAGATCCTGCACGACTCTCGGCTCGAATCGATGAGTAAGGTGCTCAGCGGCGAACAGCCGCTCATCATTCAAGCCGATCGGGCAAACGACATCACCAGGGCTATCACGTTCGCCAGCGATCAGAAAGTAAAGCTCGTCATCTTCGGAGGATACGATGCACCTCAATGCCGCGAGTTAATGAAGAAGTACGACATTCCGGTCATCGTCTCAGCCATTCATCGGAACCCTCGTCGACGAGACGACCCGTACGACGCCGCGTACACGTTGCCCAAGCGTCTTCAAGATGCCGGTATTCGCTTTTGCATTTCCGGCTTCGAGCGATCCAATGCGTGGAATGTCCGAAATCTACCTTACCATGCGGCTACGGCTGTAGCATTCGGTTTGAGCAAAGAGGACGCTATTCGCGCGATTACGCTTTCCCCCGCGGAGATCCTGGGAGTCGCCGCACGAGTTGGAAGCCTGGAAAAGGGAAAAGACGCGACGCTGTTTCTCTGCGATGGAGACCCGCTCGAGGCTGCAACCCAGATTCAATCGGCCTGGATCGCCGGAAAGCCGGTCGACTTGAGCAACAAGCAAACGATGCTTTACGAGAAGTATCAGCAAAAGTACGAGCAATCGAAGAAATAG
- a CDS encoding DUF1552 domain-containing protein: MALPYLEAMMPSSVLAAPTPEAPARMGMFYLGTGMNMRQFWPEQEGIEYQASRILKPLDKHRGQFTAINGTFLKEGGGHDGAYPFSTSIAKGERQRQSPDQIAAQAIGSDTRFSSLQLSVDRGTNYGSQALATISWNEQGVPLAAENDPKVLFDRLFRPDTPEQKAEEKNEFRRRRSILDLVRDDAKQLASKLGQSDRDQLDQYYTSVRELEKSLARRVEWADTPKPPVETDDLHGTYEKKMAGPEGSGDYLYDDYAKLMYDLIALAFQTDSTRVISYVVRKELAGGVYPEFNVSKGYHALSHHGNDPQSLEELARVDAIYMNHWAYFLNRLNSIREADGTLLDRTVLGLSSGMGFEHSKNNLPTIVSGGSALGIKHCGHLKLESEIPLASVWHTMLDRVGVQVGDQFQDSTGLVQALVS; this comes from the coding sequence ATGGCACTTCCATACCTCGAAGCGATGATGCCTTCCAGCGTTCTGGCAGCCCCTACGCCAGAAGCACCGGCACGGATGGGTATGTTCTACCTGGGAACCGGGATGAACATGCGTCAGTTCTGGCCTGAACAAGAGGGCATCGAATATCAGGCCTCCCGCATTCTGAAACCGCTTGATAAACACCGTGGGCAATTCACGGCGATCAACGGAACCTTCTTGAAAGAAGGGGGAGGTCACGACGGCGCTTATCCGTTCAGTACGTCAATCGCCAAAGGAGAACGCCAGCGGCAGAGCCCCGATCAGATCGCCGCTCAGGCAATCGGATCCGATACGCGATTCTCGTCGCTTCAGTTATCGGTCGATCGCGGGACGAACTACGGTAGCCAGGCACTCGCGACCATTTCATGGAACGAACAAGGCGTGCCGCTCGCCGCTGAAAACGATCCCAAAGTCCTCTTCGACCGCCTGTTCCGTCCGGACACCCCCGAGCAGAAAGCAGAGGAAAAGAACGAGTTTCGACGTCGTCGATCGATACTCGATCTCGTTCGTGATGATGCCAAGCAGTTGGCCAGCAAACTGGGCCAGAGCGACCGAGACCAACTGGACCAATACTACACATCGGTCCGAGAACTTGAAAAGTCACTTGCTCGTCGTGTTGAATGGGCCGACACACCCAAGCCGCCGGTCGAAACCGATGACTTACACGGCACTTACGAAAAGAAAATGGCCGGCCCCGAAGGCAGCGGCGACTATCTTTACGACGACTACGCCAAGCTGATGTACGATCTGATCGCCTTAGCGTTTCAAACCGACTCGACTCGCGTCATTTCGTACGTCGTGCGAAAGGAACTCGCTGGGGGCGTTTATCCCGAGTTCAACGTATCGAAAGGGTATCACGCTCTCTCGCATCATGGAAACGACCCTCAAAGCCTGGAAGAGCTGGCCCGAGTCGACGCGATCTATATGAATCACTGGGCTTACTTTCTGAATCGCTTGAATTCGATTCGGGAAGCGGATGGAACGCTTCTCGATCGAACCGTGCTTGGATTATCGAGCGGCATGGGCTTTGAGCACAGCAAGAACAACCTCCCAACGATTGTTAGCGGTGGTTCCGCCTTGGGCATCAAGCATTGCGGGCATTTGAAGCTGGAATCGGAAATTCCACTGGCATCGGTCTGGCACACGATGCTGGATCGAGTTGGCGTTCAAGTAGGAGATCAGTTCCAAGACAGCACAGGCCTCGTTCAAGCGTTGGTAAGTTAG
- a CDS encoding amidohydrolase family protein → MKRSFPLAILLLAFLSLAATAQTFPPTSRHEDGLHRHPLRVFALTGGKVIRSAGKEPVSATIVIRDAKIVAIGSKVDIPAEAKIIELDGKFVYPGFIDSHAEVSLDEANSRPPTSYWNENIRSEFDVRNALKKSDLSAGELRKQGFVARLIAPQDGIVKGRSAIYALGDDELAQLVLRDQFALAGELTLARRRGRGSYPNSPMGAVALARQAFYDAQWYRDAHRAARANTDLPLPEQNVTLAAMQPYVDGKLPVMIETSNDQFLLRADEFAREFGLDLIAIGSGREYRQLDAIAKTKRTIVVPIDFAKAPNVATPQAADDATLQALMHWDHAPENIARLIDHKVEVLLTTHRLESPSLFLKNLRIAVKRGLDEADALAAMTIVPARRLGIDKQLGTIDEGKLASLVVTSKPWHEEKAEVVETWVNGHRYEHQDDLPQGLAGDWKLSIQEAPAKTDQVLLINLVGDKNLKGTIRPAETTPKFKDKVELKSIKFEDGLLTAQFIADSFGNHGVATLSIAFQDDVEARYGSLRWPDGSVSPVTMTPSGMQTNVQEESEEAEKKEGDDNTEKTADKKKEDEDKDKRLRMASFPVQYPLGAYGREEAVKQEAVVAFTGATVWTSAPQGKIEKGTVLIKNGKIEKVGKNVSIPTNAIVVDATGKHITAGLIDCHSHIATDGGINESGQAITAEVRIGDFVDADDITIYWQLAGGLTTANVLHGSANPIGGQNQVIKMRWGSSYDQLRFREAPAGIKFALGENVKQSNWGDDFNTRYPQTRMGVEQVFRDEFREAQQYQQAHRDYAKNKRGLPPRRDLELDAIIEILNGKRWVHCHSYRQDEILALIRVLDEYDITIGSLQHILEGYKVADAMQQHGATGSTFSDWWAYKVEVRDAIPYNGALMHNQGVVVSFNSDDWELGRRMNQEAAKAVKYGNLSPEEALKFITINPAIQLRIDKYVGSIEPGKHADLAIWSGPPLSNFSVCEQTWIDGSKYFDRQEEQQRRERVAEMKNTLVQKILDTRAPMMEEGESLEDGSQLWPRHDEFCHSHDEHEHGHEH, encoded by the coding sequence ATGAAACGTTCGTTCCCGCTCGCCATCCTTCTGCTGGCCTTCCTGTCGCTCGCTGCTACCGCTCAGACCTTTCCGCCCACTTCACGACACGAAGATGGTTTGCATCGTCATCCGCTGCGCGTCTTTGCGCTGACCGGAGGGAAGGTGATCCGATCGGCGGGTAAAGAGCCAGTGTCGGCCACCATCGTGATCCGTGATGCCAAGATTGTGGCGATTGGCAGTAAGGTCGATATTCCGGCCGAAGCGAAAATTATCGAACTGGATGGCAAGTTCGTTTACCCAGGCTTCATCGACAGCCATGCGGAAGTCTCGTTGGACGAGGCCAACAGCCGTCCGCCGACCAGTTATTGGAATGAAAACATCCGGTCCGAATTCGACGTGCGAAACGCGCTGAAGAAAAGCGACTTGTCGGCGGGAGAACTTCGGAAGCAAGGGTTTGTGGCGCGGTTGATCGCCCCGCAAGATGGAATCGTCAAAGGTCGCTCGGCGATTTACGCGCTGGGAGATGACGAGCTGGCGCAGCTGGTACTTCGCGATCAGTTTGCGCTTGCAGGAGAGTTGACGCTTGCTCGAAGACGTGGACGCGGCAGTTACCCGAACTCCCCGATGGGAGCCGTTGCCCTGGCAAGACAGGCTTTCTATGACGCCCAGTGGTATCGCGACGCTCACCGGGCAGCACGCGCGAATACGGATCTCCCTCTTCCTGAACAAAACGTGACGCTTGCCGCGATGCAGCCTTATGTGGATGGCAAGCTTCCCGTGATGATCGAGACAAGTAATGATCAATTCCTGTTGCGGGCCGATGAGTTTGCGCGCGAGTTTGGCCTCGATTTGATCGCTATCGGTAGTGGCCGCGAATACCGCCAGCTAGATGCGATTGCCAAAACGAAGCGAACGATCGTCGTTCCGATTGATTTCGCCAAAGCACCCAACGTGGCGACCCCGCAGGCCGCTGACGACGCCACCTTGCAAGCCCTGATGCACTGGGATCATGCGCCGGAGAATATTGCCCGCTTGATCGATCACAAGGTGGAGGTTCTGCTGACGACGCATCGACTCGAGTCCCCTTCCCTGTTCCTGAAGAACTTGCGAATCGCGGTGAAACGCGGTTTGGATGAAGCCGATGCTTTGGCGGCGATGACCATCGTGCCAGCCCGCCGGTTGGGAATCGACAAACAGTTGGGCACCATCGACGAAGGCAAGCTGGCTAGCCTGGTGGTCACTTCCAAACCGTGGCACGAAGAGAAGGCAGAAGTCGTCGAGACATGGGTCAATGGCCACCGTTATGAACATCAAGACGATCTTCCGCAGGGATTGGCTGGTGATTGGAAACTGTCGATTCAAGAGGCTCCCGCCAAGACGGATCAAGTGCTCCTGATCAACTTGGTGGGGGATAAGAACCTGAAAGGAACCATCCGCCCGGCAGAAACGACACCGAAGTTCAAGGACAAAGTCGAACTCAAATCGATCAAGTTCGAAGATGGTTTGCTCACGGCACAGTTCATCGCTGATAGCTTTGGCAATCACGGTGTTGCCACGCTGTCGATCGCGTTCCAGGACGACGTCGAGGCGCGTTACGGTTCCCTTCGGTGGCCAGATGGGTCGGTCTCACCGGTAACGATGACCCCTTCAGGCATGCAGACCAACGTTCAAGAGGAGTCCGAGGAAGCCGAAAAAAAAGAAGGCGACGATAACACTGAAAAAACAGCGGATAAGAAGAAGGAAGACGAAGACAAAGACAAGCGACTTCGCATGGCCAGTTTTCCTGTGCAGTATCCGCTGGGTGCTTACGGACGAGAGGAAGCGGTCAAACAGGAAGCCGTCGTCGCGTTCACGGGCGCAACAGTCTGGACGAGTGCCCCTCAAGGAAAGATCGAGAAGGGAACGGTCCTCATTAAAAATGGCAAGATCGAGAAGGTTGGGAAGAACGTGTCCATTCCAACCAATGCGATCGTCGTCGATGCGACCGGCAAGCACATCACCGCGGGGCTGATCGATTGCCACTCGCATATCGCGACCGATGGAGGGATCAATGAAAGCGGTCAGGCAATTACAGCCGAGGTTCGGATTGGCGACTTCGTCGATGCGGACGACATTACGATCTACTGGCAGCTCGCAGGCGGGTTAACGACCGCCAATGTGCTGCATGGTTCCGCTAATCCAATCGGCGGTCAGAACCAGGTGATCAAGATGCGCTGGGGATCGAGTTACGACCAACTAAGATTCCGAGAAGCTCCGGCCGGCATCAAGTTCGCCCTCGGGGAGAACGTCAAGCAAAGCAACTGGGGAGATGATTTCAATACCCGCTATCCACAAACGCGCATGGGGGTCGAACAGGTCTTCCGCGATGAGTTCCGCGAGGCCCAGCAGTATCAACAGGCTCACCGAGACTACGCGAAGAACAAACGAGGACTTCCCCCTCGCCGGGATCTTGAACTCGATGCGATCATAGAAATCCTGAACGGAAAACGTTGGGTCCACTGCCATAGTTATCGGCAAGATGAAATTCTGGCTCTGATTCGTGTGCTGGATGAATACGACATCACGATCGGTTCGCTCCAACACATTCTGGAAGGGTATAAGGTCGCCGACGCGATGCAGCAGCACGGGGCGACTGGATCGACCTTCTCGGATTGGTGGGCCTACAAAGTCGAAGTGAGGGACGCGATTCCCTACAACGGCGCGCTCATGCATAACCAAGGCGTGGTGGTTTCGTTCAACTCTGACGATTGGGAACTGGGACGACGCATGAATCAAGAGGCCGCCAAGGCCGTCAAATATGGCAACTTGTCGCCAGAAGAAGCACTCAAGTTCATCACCATCAACCCGGCCATTCAACTCCGGATAGATAAGTACGTCGGTTCGATCGAGCCTGGCAAACACGCTGATCTAGCCATCTGGTCCGGTCCACCACTCTCCAATTTCAGCGTCTGCGAACAAACCTGGATCGACGGCAGCAAGTATTTTGACCGTCAGGAAGAACAGCAGCGACGCGAGAGGGTCGCCGAGATGAAGAACACGCTAGTGCAAAAAATCCTCGATACGAGAGCCCCCATGATGGAAGAAGGAGAATCGCTCGAAGATGGATCGCAGTTGTGGCCGCGTCACGACGAGTTCTGTCATTCGCATGATGAGCATGAGCACGGCCATGAGCATTAA
- a CDS encoding AAA family ATPase, whose product MSFVPSLEETPQILELGVKLRESVLEPMKQAFVGKDEIIDLLGICLVARENLFILGPPGTAKSALVQQLARRMEGKVFDYLLTRFSEPNEIFGPFDIRKLRDGELVTNTEGMLPEATFVFLDELLNANSAILNSLLLVLNERIFRRGRETRHLPTLMVVGASNCLPQDEALAALFDRFLLRVRSDNVHQEQLASVLSAGWQLDTRRNDLTAEVTVEEIQRLNSLLAQVDLSGVQPIYVDLVHRLRHVGVAVSDRRAVKLQRILAASALLCGRLVVNRTDLWVLRHIWDREEQQDVLSAIIDDVLREATEEEVATSHPRSQDNDTPDAERLAAELERIADRIERGDLPKTDRAYIRDQLGLLAARCQWVREAQQQAHLETTVNQLLERLGAEA is encoded by the coding sequence GTGAGTTTTGTTCCTTCGCTAGAGGAAACGCCTCAGATTTTAGAGCTAGGCGTCAAGCTTCGCGAAAGCGTCTTGGAGCCCATGAAGCAGGCTTTCGTGGGCAAGGACGAAATCATCGACCTGCTCGGAATCTGCTTGGTAGCCCGCGAAAACCTTTTTATCCTGGGACCGCCGGGAACCGCCAAGAGCGCTTTAGTACAGCAATTGGCTCGGCGGATGGAAGGTAAGGTATTCGACTATCTACTCACACGATTTTCGGAACCGAATGAAATCTTTGGCCCATTCGATATTCGGAAACTGCGCGATGGCGAACTGGTCACCAATACCGAGGGAATGCTGCCGGAAGCGACGTTTGTGTTCTTGGACGAACTACTCAATGCCAATAGCGCTATCCTCAATAGTCTGCTCTTGGTCCTCAATGAACGCATCTTCCGTCGAGGTCGCGAGACACGCCATCTGCCGACGTTGATGGTGGTGGGGGCGAGCAACTGTCTGCCGCAAGACGAAGCACTGGCGGCCTTGTTCGATCGATTCTTGCTCCGGGTCCGTAGCGACAATGTTCATCAGGAACAGCTGGCCAGCGTCTTATCAGCCGGGTGGCAGTTGGATACGCGGCGGAATGACCTTACCGCTGAGGTGACCGTTGAAGAGATTCAGCGGCTCAACTCGCTCCTCGCTCAGGTGGACCTCTCCGGCGTGCAGCCCATTTATGTCGATTTAGTGCATCGGCTGCGGCATGTTGGGGTTGCCGTCTCGGACCGTCGGGCGGTCAAACTACAAAGAATATTGGCAGCGAGTGCCCTGCTCTGCGGTCGGTTGGTGGTGAATCGCACCGATCTTTGGGTCTTGCGTCACATTTGGGATCGGGAGGAGCAACAAGACGTCCTCTCGGCGATCATCGACGACGTTCTTCGTGAAGCGACCGAGGAGGAAGTCGCTACGAGTCACCCTCGTAGCCAGGATAACGATACGCCTGACGCCGAGCGTCTTGCCGCCGAACTGGAGCGTATTGCAGATCGGATCGAACGTGGCGATTTGCCGAAGACCGACCGAGCATACATCCGAGACCAACTGGGACTGCTCGCCGCGCGTTGCCAGTGGGTACGCGAGGCGCAACAACAGGCTCATCTCGAGACGACCGTCAATCAGCTATTAGAGCGTCTGGGAGCCGAAGCGTGA
- a CDS encoding DUF1592 domain-containing protein, translating to MAVAFVDVLAAQSTPSSAPNQHFLQKIRPFLKAYCYDCHGAETQEADLRLDTLEEDFTQSSSASTWIEVMDKMNLGEMPPEDSPSPTTAELAAVTHWIAAELRQAQRDSLGNGGRVILRRMNRAEYTNTVRDLLHLRFLPGESPEGVLPPDGTAEGFDKVSVALMLDPSLLDKYFEVAQRIADKAIVDGPPPFATETMRLEMEDIAENRAIDYLCATPGIECQEKAIVLMQGSTRSFGVMKYPGTRNEIPVNGMYRIRVRAWGERGADGEPVIMRVRQGHPSADQQFLLETEVTDEPKIYEVVVPRDPKSGEYNVSIVNQTGFQTSSRVGNEIRKQQQQAGTAKDYEKVMRLQSRQQLENLTWGKPNPDAADTSKLRKLVVDWLECEGPLYDQWPPKSHDTLFFRGENAPEDEAYLRDIFTQFLPKAFRRPVTQDEIEKVVSLCRSELAAGESYHDAVRTGLISILCSPKFLYIVEPSTSDQQRPLTSWELSSRLSYFLWSSMPDEELFQLAESGQLGQPGILSAQVDRMLADDKSHGFVQGFGAQWLKTDEFRNFMPDANLYKEYDDSLGEAMVGEVIAFFDEILRKDESALSFFDADWTMLNERLAKFYGIAGVEGNEFRRVTLPEDSPRGGLLAMAGVAMRGSDGNRTKPVNRGVYVREVLFNDPPNPPPPNAGEVEPNIKGENLTVRERLVQHQQIPSCAACHRTIDCYGMALENFNAIGAWRTNQDGENFRGRNTPPIDASGTLPNGSSFESFDDFKLLLLDQKERFAHGLSEKMLTYALGRPIEPADRVLIDQLSEQMQANNYTLSSLIHGVVASQAFHTK from the coding sequence ATGGCAGTCGCGTTTGTTGATGTGCTTGCAGCTCAATCAACGCCATCGTCAGCCCCCAATCAGCACTTCCTCCAAAAGATTCGACCTTTCCTCAAAGCCTACTGCTACGACTGCCACGGCGCGGAAACACAAGAGGCCGATCTACGACTTGATACGCTTGAAGAGGACTTCACCCAGTCGTCCTCGGCAAGCACCTGGATCGAGGTGATGGACAAGATGAATCTGGGAGAGATGCCCCCGGAAGACTCGCCATCGCCGACGACAGCCGAACTGGCCGCTGTTACCCATTGGATCGCGGCGGAATTGCGTCAGGCCCAGCGAGACAGTCTTGGCAACGGTGGCCGGGTAATTCTCCGTAGGATGAATCGAGCCGAATATACCAACACGGTTCGCGACCTGTTGCACCTCAGATTCCTGCCTGGCGAAAGCCCGGAGGGCGTTCTTCCGCCTGACGGTACCGCAGAGGGCTTCGACAAAGTTTCCGTTGCGCTCATGCTCGATCCGTCGCTACTGGACAAATACTTTGAAGTTGCCCAACGGATTGCCGATAAAGCGATCGTCGATGGACCTCCCCCATTCGCAACCGAGACGATGCGGCTGGAGATGGAGGATATTGCTGAAAATCGTGCGATTGACTATCTGTGCGCCACGCCCGGAATCGAGTGTCAGGAAAAGGCGATCGTCCTCATGCAAGGCTCGACGCGTTCGTTCGGCGTGATGAAGTACCCAGGAACCCGCAACGAGATACCCGTCAACGGCATGTATCGCATCCGTGTCCGCGCCTGGGGCGAGCGTGGCGCTGACGGCGAGCCGGTCATCATGCGCGTGCGACAAGGACACCCAAGCGCCGACCAACAGTTTTTGCTGGAAACGGAAGTGACCGACGAGCCGAAGATTTACGAAGTCGTCGTTCCCCGTGATCCCAAATCTGGCGAGTACAACGTCTCGATCGTGAACCAGACTGGCTTTCAAACCTCAAGTCGCGTCGGAAACGAGATTCGCAAACAACAGCAACAGGCCGGTACGGCCAAAGATTACGAGAAGGTGATGCGGCTTCAATCGCGTCAACAATTAGAAAACCTTACGTGGGGAAAGCCGAACCCCGATGCCGCCGACACCAGCAAGCTGCGTAAACTGGTGGTCGATTGGCTCGAGTGTGAAGGCCCACTGTACGACCAGTGGCCCCCCAAAAGCCATGACACGCTCTTCTTTCGAGGTGAAAACGCACCCGAGGATGAGGCTTACCTGCGCGACATCTTCACTCAGTTTCTTCCCAAAGCTTTTCGAAGGCCAGTCACCCAGGACGAAATAGAAAAGGTCGTGTCTCTGTGCCGATCTGAACTTGCGGCCGGCGAGTCGTATCACGATGCCGTCCGCACTGGACTTATCTCGATCCTATGTTCCCCCAAGTTTCTCTACATTGTTGAACCATCAACATCCGATCAGCAGCGTCCCTTGACCAGTTGGGAGCTTTCCTCGCGGCTGAGCTACTTCCTTTGGTCGAGCATGCCTGACGAAGAGTTATTTCAACTCGCCGAGAGTGGGCAGCTTGGCCAACCAGGCATTCTCTCGGCCCAGGTCGATCGAATGCTGGCCGATGACAAGAGTCACGGATTCGTGCAAGGCTTCGGAGCCCAATGGCTGAAGACCGATGAGTTCCGCAACTTCATGCCCGATGCCAACCTGTACAAAGAATACGACGACTCCCTCGGCGAAGCGATGGTTGGCGAAGTGATCGCATTCTTCGATGAGATCCTTCGAAAGGACGAATCGGCGCTGTCGTTCTTCGACGCCGACTGGACCATGCTTAATGAGCGACTGGCCAAGTTTTATGGAATCGCTGGAGTCGAAGGCAACGAATTCCGTCGCGTTACGCTGCCCGAGGACTCTCCGCGCGGAGGCTTGCTCGCCATGGCCGGCGTTGCCATGCGTGGCTCCGACGGCAACCGAACCAAACCGGTGAACCGCGGCGTTTACGTCCGGGAAGTTCTGTTCAACGATCCTCCGAATCCACCGCCACCCAATGCCGGCGAAGTGGAACCCAACATCAAGGGGGAAAACTTGACCGTCCGCGAGCGATTGGTTCAGCACCAACAGATTCCTTCGTGTGCGGCCTGTCACCGGACGATCGATTGCTACGGTATGGCCCTGGAGAACTTCAACGCCATCGGAGCCTGGCGAACCAACCAGGACGGCGAAAACTTTCGCGGTCGCAACACACCGCCGATCGATGCCTCAGGAACGCTGCCCAACGGAAGCTCGTTCGAGAGTTTTGATGATTTCAAGTTGCTCTTGCTCGATCAAAAGGAGCGTTTTGCGCATGGCTTGTCCGAGAAGATGCTGACCTATGCATTGGGTAGGCCCATTGAACCGGCCGACCGCGTGCTAATTGATCAGCTCTCCGAGCAAATGCAGGCCAACAACTACACGCTCTCCTCCCTGATTCATGGCGTCGTCGCCAGCCAGGCGTTTCATACTAAATAA